The Acidobacteriota bacterium genomic sequence GCTTGCAAGCACAGGAGTAATCGGAGTGCCGCAATTTTTACAACGCGCGGCGCTCGCGCAATCAACCGCAAGCGGCAAAGATAAGCCCGTCATTATTGCGATTTTTCAACGCGGCGCAATGGATGGCATTTCAGCCGTGGTGCCGTTTGGCGATAAAAATTACTACAGCCTGCGTTCACAAATCGCAATTGGGCAACCGAAAACCGGCGATGCGGAAACGACGATTGACCTTGATGGATTTTTCGGGCTTCACCCGGCGCTTGCCGCATTCAAACCGATTTATGATGCGGGGCAACTCGCCATCGTTCATGCAGTCGGCTCGCCCGATAACACCCGTTCACATTTCGACGCGCAGGATTACATGGAATCGGCTACACCGGGAAAAAAAGGAACGCCTGATGGCTGGTTGAATCGTTACCTGTCGGCGAAAAAAGATGCGCAGGCAACGCCGTTTCGCGCCGTCGCGTTCAGTTCAAATATGCCGCGCAGTTTGCTCGGCAAAGAGAATGCGATTGCCCTGACCAACATCAATGATTTCGGGGTGCGCAGCAATGCCACAGGGTTTGAAGCGCTCTACGCGCAGAACATGGCGGATTCGCTACACGACACCGGCAAAGATGCTTTTGAAGCCATGAAGATGTTGAAAAAAGCCAATCCGCAGCAATACCGGGCTGCAAATGGCGCGAC encodes the following:
- a CDS encoding DUF1501 domain-containing protein, with translation MAITRRYFLKSSGLALASTGVIGVPQFLQRAALAQSTASGKDKPVIIAIFQRGAMDGISAVVPFGDKNYYSLRSQIAIGQPKTGDAETTIDLDGFFGLHPALAAFKPIYDAGQLAIVHAVGSPDNTRSHFDAQDYMESATPGKKGTPDGWLNRYLSAKKDAQATPFRAVAFSSNMPRSLLGKENAIALTNINDFGVRSNATGFEALYAQNMADSLHDTGKDAFEAMKMLKKANPQQYRAANGATYPNTPFGQSLLQIAQLIKSNIGLEVAFADIGGWDTHANQGNARGQLANNLRQFSQAIAALYKDLGDRMTNVVILTMTEFGRTIRQNGSGGTDHGHASCLFALGGKVKGGKVYGKFPGLAQEQLYEGRDLALTTDFRDVFGEIAARHLNASNVNSIFPGYAVNPANFKGFIKG